A genomic stretch from Falco cherrug isolate bFalChe1 chromosome 1, bFalChe1.pri, whole genome shotgun sequence includes:
- the GOLGA3 gene encoding golgin subfamily A member 3 isoform X3, whose protein sequence is MDSSSVQQDIQLENKSSNVAPSSSGGHLDCKAKSELPDTTDEMNSSVESSLPLEKEEQIRLQARRRLEEQLKQYRVKRHQERSNQSMSKTRPSSTLDPELMLNPEILPRASTVAMTKEYSFLRTSVPRGPKLGSLGLPASSKERRNSKSRPSKIRSLADYRTEDSGSRNTIGNFVATDLSCGTLKQSRSGPTSIVSEISLPSDLDDRIENSSLAGDSVSEIDGSEVGTRLDGNESDSSNYSSVSGLYNSLQNAEGKQGVPYTINGQKIHPDAMGQFPSISEVLQAAAVEHQAQEQEVNGEVRSRRDSISSSVSMESSIAGTHDEMLQVLKEKMRLEGQLETLSLEANQALKEKTELQAQLAALNMKLQAQMEHSQNSQQKQESLSSEVATLKQSCWDLERAMADLQNTLEAKNASLASSNNDLQLAEEQYQRLLLKVEDMQKNVLTRDSTVHDLRQQLASLQSQLQKVQLERTALTNKLKASETEITSLQNVRQWYQQQLVLAQEARVRLQSEMANIQAGQMTQAGMLEHLKLENVALSQQLTETQHRSIKEKERIAAQLQNIEADMLDQEAAFMQIQEAKTMVEEDLQRKLEEFEDEKEQLQKMADSAATLEQELEQVRLTLHQRDLQLESLQQEHLDLMKQFTLTQETLHTKEQSLDDLQTQYDELKARLEEFQSDATSKDDMIQYLQNEKIVLEVALQAAKASKEQLDEGTVRLGEDREVASEVLEQLRQEMAIKSSQVENLQQENASFKKQVQKVKEQFLQQKVMVEAYRRDASSKDQLISELKATKKRLDSEVKEIKRELLKIQAEKQSLESEHSKLQKEVSRVQQQMVEIENHLQSVQKERDDMETRLQSLQFDKEQMASLAEANQALKQQVEQMQEEAKTAITEQKQKMKRLGSDLTSAQKEMKAKHKAYENAVGILSRRLQESLAAKESAEAELSKLKAQITDGRNDQIAQERIQALETELQAVSSSKLMLEKELQEVISLTSQELEEYKEKVLELEDELQESRGFRKKIKRLEEINKKLALELEHERGKLTGLSQSNAALREHNNILETALAKREADLVQLNLQVQAVLKRKEEEDQQMQQLIQALQASLEKEKSKVKDLKKQEAAAKADAAHNRRHYRAAVLELSEIKKELHAKELLVQALQAEVDKLQVEDEKHSQEVSQFQEELAEARSQLQLLQKQLDDKLSEQPVVSQEVEDLKWEVERREREIETLKQQLDMSEQRSHKELEGMQVVLQNIKTELEMVREDLSVTQKDKFMLQAKVTELKNSMKSLLQQNQQLKLDLKHGKMKKRKELKGENNSSNPVTPVKIPDCPVPAALLEELLKPSTAVSKEPLKNLNSCLQQLKQEMDSLQRQMEEHTITVHESMSSWTRIEGQLMDLTSASPATASEQQEIPTVDEKKQNYSVSDKEALTL, encoded by the exons ATGGACTCCTCGTCTGTCCAGCAGGACATTCAGTTGgagaacaaaagcagcaatgtGGCCCCTAGCAGCTCTGGAGGACACTTGGATTGTAAAGCCAAGTCAGAATTGCCGGATACAACAGATGAAATGAACA GCTCAGTGGAGTCTTCACTCCCATTAGAGAAAGAGGAACAAATAAGACTACAAGCAAGAAGACGGCTAGAAGAACAGCTCAAACAATACAGAGTGAAGAGACATCAAGAAAGG TCGAATCAGTCTATGTCCAAAACCCGACCCTCCAGCACCCTAGATCCTGAGCTGATGTTAAATCCAGAAATCTTGCCAAGAGCTAGCACTGTAGCAATGACAAAAGAATACTCCTTTTTACGGACCAGTGTCCCCAGGGGGCCAAAACTGGGTAGCTTGGGGCTTCCGGCATCCtcaaaagagagaagaaattcaAAATCTAGGCCCAGCAAGATCCGGTCCTTGGCTGACTACAGAACTGAAGATTCAGGCTCTAGAAACACTATTGGGAATTTTGTGGCTACTGATTTATCTTGTGGGACTCTGAAGCAAAGCAGGAGTGGTCCAACATCGATTGTTTCTGAAATTAGTCTACCATCTGACCTGGATGATCGAATAGAAAATTCCTCCTTAGCAGGAGACAGTGTTTCAGAGATTGATGGGAGTGAAGTGGGAACGAGGCTGGATGGAAATGAGAGTGACAGCTCTAACTACAGCAGTGTGTCAGGGCTGTATAACAGCTTACAGAATGCAGAAGGCAAACAGGGTGTTCCGTATACAATAAACGGTCAGAAGATACATCCAGATGCAATGGGACAATTTCCTTCCATCAGCgaggtgctgcaggctgcagcagtggagCATCAAGCCCAAGAGCAAGAAGTTAATGGGGAAGTGCGGAGCAGGAGAGACAGTATTTCTAGCAG TGTCTCTATGGAAAGCTCTATCGCAGGAACGCATGACGAAATGTTGCAGGTTCTGAAAGAGAAGATGCGACTCGAAGGGCAACTAGAAACACTCTCACTAGAAGCTAATCAG GCTCTCAAAGAGAAGACTGAGCTACAAGCCCAACTTGCAGCTTTGAACATGAAGCTTCAGGCACAGATGGAGCACAGCCAAAAcagccagcagaagcaggaatCTCTGAGTTCTGAAGTGGCCACATTAAAGCAGTCTTGCTGGGATCTGGAACGAGCGATGGCTGACCTGCAAAATACATTGGAAGCAAAGAATGCTAGTTTGGCTTCTTCAAATAATGATTTGCAGTTAGCAGAGGAGCAGTACCAAAGACTCCTGCTGAAGGTTGAAGATatgcaaaaaaatgttctcaCCAGGGACAGCACAG ttcATGATCTACGACAGCAGTTGGCTTCCTTACAGAGCCAGCTTCAGAAGGTGCAGCTGGAACGGACCGCGCTGACCAACAAGCTGAAGGCATCTGAAACGGAAATCACATCACTCCAAAACGTGCGGCAGTGGtaccagcagcagcttgtgctAGCGCAGGAGGCCCGTGTCAGGCTGCAGAGTGAGATGGCCAATATACAG GCTGGGCAAATGACCCAAGCAGGTATGTTGGAACATCTCAAACTAGAGAATGTGGCGCTGTCTCAGCAGCTGACCGAAACCCAGCACAGATCCATTAAAGAAAAGGAACGTattgcagcacagctgcaaaataTTGAG GCTGACATGTTAGATCAAGAAGCTGCCTTCATGCAGATCCAGGAAGCTAAAACCATGGTGGAAGAAGACTTGCAGAGAAAACTAGAGGAGTTTGAGGATGAGAAagaacagcttcagaaaatggCTGATTCTGCAGCAACATTGGAGCAAGAATTGGAACAG GTCAGGTTGACTTTGCATCAGCGAGATCTGCAGCTTGAATCTTTACAGCAAGAACACCTAGACCTAATGAAGCAATTCACGCTGACCCAAGAGACGTTGCACACTAAAGAGCAGTCCCTGGATGACCTGCAAACACAGTATGATGAACTGAAGGCCAGGTTAGAAGAGTTCCAAAGTGACGCTACTTCTAAAGATGACATGATCCAGTATTTGCAGAATGAGAAGATTGTCTTGGAAGTAGCTTTGCAGgcagcaaaagcaagcaaagaacAACTTGATGAGGGAACAGTGCGCCTTGGAGAAGATAGAGAAGTAGCATCAGAAGTCTTGGAACAACTGAGGCAAGAAATGGCAATCAAGTCAAGCCAG GTAGAGAATCTACAACAAGAAAATGccagctttaaaaaacaggttCAAAAAGTGAAGGAACAGTTCCTGCAGCAGAAA GTAATGGTGGAAGCTTATCGAAGAGATGCAAGTTCTAAGGACCAGCTGATTAGCGAACTGAAAGCTACAAAAAAGCGGCTGGACTCAGAAGTGAAAGAGATAAAACGAGAGCTACTGAAGATTCAAGCTGAAAAACAGTCACTTGAATCTGAACATTCAAAACTACAGAAGGAGGTATCTCGGGTTCAGCAGCAGATGGTGGAAATAGAAAATCATCTTCAGTCAGTGCAGAAAGAACGAGACGATATGGAAACACGTCTACAG TCCTTGCAGTTCGATAAGGAACAAATGGCATCTCTTGCTGAGGCAAATCAGGCACTAAAACAACAAGTAGAACAAATGCAAGAAGAAGCAAAAAC GGCCATTActgagcagaaacagaaaatgaagcgTCTAGGGTCAGATCTGACAAGTGCTcagaaagagatgaaagcaaaacataaagCCTATGAGAATGCAGTTGGCATTCTTAGTCGTCGGCTACAGGAATCTCTCGCTGCAAAGGAATCTGCTGAAGCAGAGTTGAGCAAACTAAAAGCACAAATCACTGATGGTAGAAATGACCAGATTGCTCAG GAAAGGATTCAAGCTCTGGAGACAGAATTGCAAGCCGTTAGCAGCAGTAAGTTGATGCTGGAAAAAGAGTTGCAAGAAGTGATTTCACTTACCAGCCAGGAGCTTGAAGAATACAAAGAGAAAGTGCTGGAACTTGAGGATGAG CTTCAGGAATCTAGAGGCTTCAGGAAGAAGATAAAACGtttagaagaaattaataaGAAGTTGGCGCTTGAACTGGAGCATGAACGTGGAAAACTTACAGGTCTTAGTCAGTCCAACGCCGCTTTGCGGGAGCACAACAATATCCTTGAAACAGCATTAGCAAAAAGAGAGGCAGATTTGGTACAACTGAATCTACAG GTACAGGCAGTCCTGAAGCGGAAAGAGGAAGAGGATCAGCAAATGCAACAACTTATTCAAGCTTTACAGGCTTccttagagaaagaaaagtcaaaagTTAAAGACCTGAAGAAGCAG gaagcagcagccaaagcagatGCAGCACATAACCGCCGTCAttacagagctgctgtgcttGAGCTCAGTGAAATCAAGAAAGAACTACATGCCAAAGAACTGCTTGTGCAAGCCCTTCAGGCTGAAGTGGACAAACTGCA GGTAGAAGATGAAAAACATTCCCAGGAGGTATCACAGTTTCAGGAAGAGCTGGCAGAAGCCAGGTCTCAGCTccagcttctgcagaagcagctggatGACAAGCTTAGTGAACAGCCTGTAGTAAGCCAAGAG GTGGAAGACCTCAAGTGGGAAGTAGAAcgaagagaaagagaaattgaAACGCTTAAGCAGCAGCTGGATATGAGTGAACAGCGCAGTCACAAGGAGTTAGAAGGCATGCAAGTTGTCTTGCAG aatATCAAGACTGAGTTGGAAATGGTGAGGGAAGACCTGTCAGTGACTCAGAAGGATAAGTTTATGCTGCAAGCTAAAGTGACTGAACTGAAGAATAGCATGAAGTcgctgctgcagcagaaccaGCAACTGAAGTTGGACCTGAAGCACGGCAAGATGAAGAAG AGGAAGGAACTGAAAGGAGAGAATAACTCTTCAAATCCTGTGACTCCAGTCAAGATTCCTGATTGTCCAGTgcctgctgccttgctggaaGAACTGTTGAAACCATCGACAGCTGTGAGCAAGGagcctttgaaaaatctgaacagCTGTCTCCAGCAATTAAA
- the GOLGA3 gene encoding golgin subfamily A member 3 isoform X2 — translation MDSSSVQQDIQLENKSSNVAPSSSGGHLDCKAKSELPDTTDEMNTTGININEVPNEVGSLEINSEVDACQNGPESLFPDSPVPFDPTSSAQGQELSPGSVESSLPLEKEEQIRLQARRRLEEQLKQYRVKRHQERSNQSMSKTRPSSTLDPELMLNPEILPRASTVAMTKEYSFLRTSVPRGPKLGSLGLPASSKERRNSKSRPSKIRSLADYRTEDSGSRNTIGNFVATDLSCGTLKQSRSGPTSIVSEISLPSDLDDRIENSSLAGDSVSEIDGSEVGTRLDGNESDSSNYSSVSGLYNSLQNAEGKQGVPYTINGQKIHPDAMGQFPSISEVLQAAAVEHQAQEQEVNGEVRSRRDSISSSVSMESSIAGTHDEMLQVLKEKMRLEGQLETLSLEANQALKEKTELQAQLAALNMKLQAQMEHSQNSQQKQESLSSEVATLKQSCWDLERAMADLQNTLEAKNASLASSNNDLQLAEEQYQRLLLKVEDMQKNVLTRDSTVHDLRQQLASLQSQLQKVQLERTALTNKLKASETEITSLQNVRQWYQQQLVLAQEARVRLQSEMANIQAGQMTQAGMLEHLKLENVALSQQLTETQHRSIKEKERIAAQLQNIEADMLDQEAAFMQIQEAKTMVEEDLQRKLEEFEDEKEQLQKMADSAATLEQELEQVRLTLHQRDLQLESLQQEHLDLMKQFTLTQETLHTKEQSLDDLQTQYDELKARLEEFQSDATSKDDMIQYLQNEKIVLEVALQAAKASKEQLDEGTVRLGEDREVASEVLEQLRQEMAIKSSQVENLQQENASFKKQVQKVKEQFLQQKVMVEAYRRDASSKDQLISELKATKKRLDSEVKEIKRELLKIQAEKQSLESEHSKLQKEVSRVQQQMVEIENHLQSVQKERDDMETRLQSLQFDKEQMASLAEANQALKQQVEQMQEEAKTAITEQKQKMKRLGSDLTSAQKEMKAKHKAYENAVGILSRRLQESLAAKESAEAELSKLKAQITDGRNDQIAQERIQALETELQAVSSSKLMLEKELQEVISLTSQELEEYKEKVLELEDELQESRGFRKKIKRLEEINKKLALELEHERGKLTGLSQSNAALREHNNILETALAKREADLVQLNLQVQAVLKRKEEEDQQMQQLIQALQASLEKEKSKVKDLKKQEAAAKADAAHNRRHYRAAVLELSEIKKELHAKELLVQALQAEVDKLQVEDEKHSQEVSQFQEELAEARSQLQLLQKQLDDKLSEQPVVSQEVEDLKWEVERREREIETLKQQLDMSEQRSHKELEGMQVVLQNIKTELEMVREDLSVTQKDKFMLQAKVTELKNSMKSLLQQNQQLKLDLKHGKMKKRKELKGENNSSNPVTPVKIPDCPVPAALLEELLKPSTAVSKEPLKNLNSCLQQLKQEMDSLQRQMEEHTITVHESMSSWTRIEGQLMDLTSASPATASEQQEIPTVDEKKQNYSVSDKEALTL, via the exons ATGGACTCCTCGTCTGTCCAGCAGGACATTCAGTTGgagaacaaaagcagcaatgtGGCCCCTAGCAGCTCTGGAGGACACTTGGATTGTAAAGCCAAGTCAGAATTGCCGGATACAACAGATGAAATGAACA ctaCCGGAATTAACATCAATGAAGTGCCAAATGAAGTGGGAAGTCTGGAGATAAACAGTGAAGTGGATGCCTGCCAGAATGGGCCAGAGTCGCTCTTCCCTGACTCTCCTGTACCTTTTGACCCCACCAGCAGTGCGCAGGGTCAAGAGTTGTCCCCAG GCTCAGTGGAGTCTTCACTCCCATTAGAGAAAGAGGAACAAATAAGACTACAAGCAAGAAGACGGCTAGAAGAACAGCTCAAACAATACAGAGTGAAGAGACATCAAGAAAGG TCGAATCAGTCTATGTCCAAAACCCGACCCTCCAGCACCCTAGATCCTGAGCTGATGTTAAATCCAGAAATCTTGCCAAGAGCTAGCACTGTAGCAATGACAAAAGAATACTCCTTTTTACGGACCAGTGTCCCCAGGGGGCCAAAACTGGGTAGCTTGGGGCTTCCGGCATCCtcaaaagagagaagaaattcaAAATCTAGGCCCAGCAAGATCCGGTCCTTGGCTGACTACAGAACTGAAGATTCAGGCTCTAGAAACACTATTGGGAATTTTGTGGCTACTGATTTATCTTGTGGGACTCTGAAGCAAAGCAGGAGTGGTCCAACATCGATTGTTTCTGAAATTAGTCTACCATCTGACCTGGATGATCGAATAGAAAATTCCTCCTTAGCAGGAGACAGTGTTTCAGAGATTGATGGGAGTGAAGTGGGAACGAGGCTGGATGGAAATGAGAGTGACAGCTCTAACTACAGCAGTGTGTCAGGGCTGTATAACAGCTTACAGAATGCAGAAGGCAAACAGGGTGTTCCGTATACAATAAACGGTCAGAAGATACATCCAGATGCAATGGGACAATTTCCTTCCATCAGCgaggtgctgcaggctgcagcagtggagCATCAAGCCCAAGAGCAAGAAGTTAATGGGGAAGTGCGGAGCAGGAGAGACAGTATTTCTAGCAG TGTCTCTATGGAAAGCTCTATCGCAGGAACGCATGACGAAATGTTGCAGGTTCTGAAAGAGAAGATGCGACTCGAAGGGCAACTAGAAACACTCTCACTAGAAGCTAATCAG GCTCTCAAAGAGAAGACTGAGCTACAAGCCCAACTTGCAGCTTTGAACATGAAGCTTCAGGCACAGATGGAGCACAGCCAAAAcagccagcagaagcaggaatCTCTGAGTTCTGAAGTGGCCACATTAAAGCAGTCTTGCTGGGATCTGGAACGAGCGATGGCTGACCTGCAAAATACATTGGAAGCAAAGAATGCTAGTTTGGCTTCTTCAAATAATGATTTGCAGTTAGCAGAGGAGCAGTACCAAAGACTCCTGCTGAAGGTTGAAGATatgcaaaaaaatgttctcaCCAGGGACAGCACAG ttcATGATCTACGACAGCAGTTGGCTTCCTTACAGAGCCAGCTTCAGAAGGTGCAGCTGGAACGGACCGCGCTGACCAACAAGCTGAAGGCATCTGAAACGGAAATCACATCACTCCAAAACGTGCGGCAGTGGtaccagcagcagcttgtgctAGCGCAGGAGGCCCGTGTCAGGCTGCAGAGTGAGATGGCCAATATACAG GCTGGGCAAATGACCCAAGCAGGTATGTTGGAACATCTCAAACTAGAGAATGTGGCGCTGTCTCAGCAGCTGACCGAAACCCAGCACAGATCCATTAAAGAAAAGGAACGTattgcagcacagctgcaaaataTTGAG GCTGACATGTTAGATCAAGAAGCTGCCTTCATGCAGATCCAGGAAGCTAAAACCATGGTGGAAGAAGACTTGCAGAGAAAACTAGAGGAGTTTGAGGATGAGAAagaacagcttcagaaaatggCTGATTCTGCAGCAACATTGGAGCAAGAATTGGAACAG GTCAGGTTGACTTTGCATCAGCGAGATCTGCAGCTTGAATCTTTACAGCAAGAACACCTAGACCTAATGAAGCAATTCACGCTGACCCAAGAGACGTTGCACACTAAAGAGCAGTCCCTGGATGACCTGCAAACACAGTATGATGAACTGAAGGCCAGGTTAGAAGAGTTCCAAAGTGACGCTACTTCTAAAGATGACATGATCCAGTATTTGCAGAATGAGAAGATTGTCTTGGAAGTAGCTTTGCAGgcagcaaaagcaagcaaagaacAACTTGATGAGGGAACAGTGCGCCTTGGAGAAGATAGAGAAGTAGCATCAGAAGTCTTGGAACAACTGAGGCAAGAAATGGCAATCAAGTCAAGCCAG GTAGAGAATCTACAACAAGAAAATGccagctttaaaaaacaggttCAAAAAGTGAAGGAACAGTTCCTGCAGCAGAAA GTAATGGTGGAAGCTTATCGAAGAGATGCAAGTTCTAAGGACCAGCTGATTAGCGAACTGAAAGCTACAAAAAAGCGGCTGGACTCAGAAGTGAAAGAGATAAAACGAGAGCTACTGAAGATTCAAGCTGAAAAACAGTCACTTGAATCTGAACATTCAAAACTACAGAAGGAGGTATCTCGGGTTCAGCAGCAGATGGTGGAAATAGAAAATCATCTTCAGTCAGTGCAGAAAGAACGAGACGATATGGAAACACGTCTACAG TCCTTGCAGTTCGATAAGGAACAAATGGCATCTCTTGCTGAGGCAAATCAGGCACTAAAACAACAAGTAGAACAAATGCAAGAAGAAGCAAAAAC GGCCATTActgagcagaaacagaaaatgaagcgTCTAGGGTCAGATCTGACAAGTGCTcagaaagagatgaaagcaaaacataaagCCTATGAGAATGCAGTTGGCATTCTTAGTCGTCGGCTACAGGAATCTCTCGCTGCAAAGGAATCTGCTGAAGCAGAGTTGAGCAAACTAAAAGCACAAATCACTGATGGTAGAAATGACCAGATTGCTCAG GAAAGGATTCAAGCTCTGGAGACAGAATTGCAAGCCGTTAGCAGCAGTAAGTTGATGCTGGAAAAAGAGTTGCAAGAAGTGATTTCACTTACCAGCCAGGAGCTTGAAGAATACAAAGAGAAAGTGCTGGAACTTGAGGATGAG CTTCAGGAATCTAGAGGCTTCAGGAAGAAGATAAAACGtttagaagaaattaataaGAAGTTGGCGCTTGAACTGGAGCATGAACGTGGAAAACTTACAGGTCTTAGTCAGTCCAACGCCGCTTTGCGGGAGCACAACAATATCCTTGAAACAGCATTAGCAAAAAGAGAGGCAGATTTGGTACAACTGAATCTACAG GTACAGGCAGTCCTGAAGCGGAAAGAGGAAGAGGATCAGCAAATGCAACAACTTATTCAAGCTTTACAGGCTTccttagagaaagaaaagtcaaaagTTAAAGACCTGAAGAAGCAG gaagcagcagccaaagcagatGCAGCACATAACCGCCGTCAttacagagctgctgtgcttGAGCTCAGTGAAATCAAGAAAGAACTACATGCCAAAGAACTGCTTGTGCAAGCCCTTCAGGCTGAAGTGGACAAACTGCA GGTAGAAGATGAAAAACATTCCCAGGAGGTATCACAGTTTCAGGAAGAGCTGGCAGAAGCCAGGTCTCAGCTccagcttctgcagaagcagctggatGACAAGCTTAGTGAACAGCCTGTAGTAAGCCAAGAG GTGGAAGACCTCAAGTGGGAAGTAGAAcgaagagaaagagaaattgaAACGCTTAAGCAGCAGCTGGATATGAGTGAACAGCGCAGTCACAAGGAGTTAGAAGGCATGCAAGTTGTCTTGCAG aatATCAAGACTGAGTTGGAAATGGTGAGGGAAGACCTGTCAGTGACTCAGAAGGATAAGTTTATGCTGCAAGCTAAAGTGACTGAACTGAAGAATAGCATGAAGTcgctgctgcagcagaaccaGCAACTGAAGTTGGACCTGAAGCACGGCAAGATGAAGAAG AGGAAGGAACTGAAAGGAGAGAATAACTCTTCAAATCCTGTGACTCCAGTCAAGATTCCTGATTGTCCAGTgcctgctgccttgctggaaGAACTGTTGAAACCATCGACAGCTGTGAGCAAGGagcctttgaaaaatctgaacagCTGTCTCCAGCAATTAAA